Proteins co-encoded in one Labilithrix sp. genomic window:
- a CDS encoding FKBP-type peptidyl-prolyl cis-trans isomerase: MRKLLYVVLLLAAGCAEKQTTANEGSSIAAPPDVAAAPSDAQKTASGLAYKTLIPGKGTRHPSATDTVTVHYSGWTPDGKMFDSSVTRGEPTSFGLDRVIEGWTEGVQLMVEGEKTRFWIPSALAYGDNPTRAGAPAGPLVFDVELLSIQ, encoded by the coding sequence ATGCGGAAGCTCCTCTACGTCGTGCTCCTCCTCGCCGCCGGCTGCGCGGAGAAGCAGACCACCGCGAACGAAGGTTCGTCGATCGCCGCGCCGCCCGACGTCGCCGCCGCGCCGAGCGACGCGCAGAAGACCGCCTCCGGCCTCGCTTACAAGACGCTGATCCCGGGCAAGGGCACGCGTCATCCGAGCGCGACCGACACCGTCACGGTGCACTACTCCGGGTGGACGCCCGACGGGAAGATGTTCGACAGCTCCGTCACGCGCGGCGAGCCGACGTCGTTCGGCCTCGACCGCGTGATCGAGGGCTGGACCGAGGGCGTGCAGCTCATGGTCGAAGGCGAGAAGACGCGCTTCTGGATCCCGAGCGCGCTCGCCTACGGCGACAACCCGACGCGCGCCGGCGCGCCGGCCGGCCCGCTCGTGTTCGACGTCGAGCTCCTCTCGATCCAGTAA
- a CDS encoding Uma2 family endonuclease, producing the protein MRKVLTSGRGARMPGYGEDRSARLPGREPLPRIDDRLAPPETRLEYIDGIEYFAAPADPPHATKHSDIDTLLRIHAKPKYTCAVDLLTRTGPPSDMAPDVSIYPSGPDPSTGGRRLEKLAFEVTSEQRLSVPTEKARHLIGRGVRRVFCILVKERRVLEWSRRTNTWEPLHRDAVIDDVALVRPLAVRELLDAAQVDDAVARALLAKGNPVIVEALEVRREEGREEGREEGREEGTLEASRAALELVLKAQGVKVSETLRRAIAECGDVSKLRRWLARAAAGRPLVIPKTRRSRAR; encoded by the coding sequence ATGCGAAAGGTGCTCACGTCTGGTCGCGGAGCGCGAATGCCAGGATATGGCGAAGATCGCTCGGCGCGTCTGCCCGGGAGAGAGCCGCTCCCGCGCATCGACGATCGTCTTGCGCCTCCGGAGACGCGTCTCGAGTACATCGACGGGATCGAGTACTTCGCCGCGCCAGCCGATCCGCCGCACGCGACGAAGCACTCCGACATCGACACGCTCTTGCGGATCCACGCCAAACCCAAGTACACGTGCGCCGTCGACCTCCTGACGCGGACGGGTCCGCCGAGCGACATGGCCCCGGACGTGAGCATCTATCCGAGCGGTCCCGATCCGTCGACGGGTGGACGGCGGCTCGAGAAGCTCGCCTTCGAGGTCACGAGCGAGCAGCGTCTCAGCGTCCCGACGGAGAAGGCGCGGCACCTCATCGGCCGCGGCGTTCGGCGCGTCTTCTGCATCCTCGTCAAGGAGAGGCGCGTCCTGGAGTGGTCTCGCCGCACGAACACATGGGAGCCGCTCCACCGCGACGCGGTCATTGACGACGTCGCGCTCGTCCGGCCGCTCGCCGTTCGGGAGCTCCTCGATGCCGCTCAGGTCGACGACGCCGTCGCCCGCGCGCTGCTCGCGAAGGGCAACCCCGTGATCGTCGAAGCGCTCGAGGTGCGACGCGAAGAGGGACGTGAAGAGGGCCGTGAAGAGGGCCGTGAGGAGGGGACGCTGGAGGCATCGCGCGCCGCGCTCGAGCTGGTCTTGAAGGCCCAGGGCGTGAAGGTCTCGGAGACGCTGCGTCGCGCGATCGCCGAATGCGGCGATGTCTCGAAGCTCCGGCGATGGCTTGCGCGTGCCGCGGCGGGGAGGCCCCTCGTCATACCCAAGACGCGCCGGTCACGCGCGCGGTGA
- a CDS encoding peroxiredoxin has product MNTTTEPRAFVGRPAPDFKMPSTKNMRTLDEPVSLADYAGKWLVLLFYPLDFTFVCPTELRGFSDRYEELKAEGAEVLGVSTDSVFTHRAWIQAPPAQGGLGELRYPLASDITREVSSRYGVLIEEAGHSLRGTFLVDPKGFLRMALVNDLDVGRSVDETLRTLRAFKTGGLCPIDWKPGDATLQV; this is encoded by the coding sequence ATGAACACGACCACCGAGCCCCGCGCTTTCGTCGGCCGCCCCGCGCCCGACTTCAAGATGCCTTCGACGAAGAACATGCGGACGCTCGACGAGCCGGTGTCGCTCGCCGACTACGCCGGCAAATGGCTCGTCCTCCTCTTCTATCCGCTCGACTTCACCTTCGTGTGCCCGACCGAGCTGCGCGGCTTCAGCGATCGCTACGAAGAGCTGAAGGCCGAGGGCGCCGAGGTGCTCGGCGTCTCCACCGACTCGGTGTTCACGCATCGCGCGTGGATCCAGGCGCCGCCGGCGCAAGGTGGGCTCGGCGAGCTGCGCTACCCGCTCGCGAGCGACATCACGCGCGAGGTCTCGAGCCGCTACGGCGTCCTCATCGAGGAGGCGGGGCACTCGCTCCGCGGCACCTTCCTCGTCGATCCGAAGGGCTTCCTCCGCATGGCCCTCGTCAACGACCTCGACGTCGGCCGCTCCGTCGACGAGACGCTCCGCACGCTCCGCGCCTTCAAGACGGGCGGCCTCTGCCCGATCGACTGGAAGCCGGGCGACGCGACGCTCCAGGTCTGA
- a CDS encoding SDR family NAD(P)-dependent oxidoreductase, producing the protein MKAVVFGGTTGIGRAIARQLAERGDAVFLMNIDAEDLKKSAADLKERHPKRAEIGHVVCNLEHPDGFAAALDAADAFLGEFDTMIVTAAMFASQEALENDVELTRRLVTVNYAHTVVFCEHVRKRLLERGGGSLAVFSSVAGDRGRKPVAIYGSSKGGLAVYLEALDHKFHAQGLHVTCVKPGFVKTGMTAGLKPPPFAGEPEQVAKDVIAAIDAKKPLVYTPGIWALVMLVIRFLPRFVMRKIGF; encoded by the coding sequence GTGAAAGCGGTCGTCTTCGGTGGAACGACGGGGATCGGGCGTGCGATCGCGCGGCAGCTCGCGGAGCGAGGGGACGCGGTGTTCTTGATGAACATCGACGCCGAGGACCTGAAGAAGAGCGCGGCGGACCTGAAGGAGCGGCACCCGAAGCGCGCCGAGATCGGCCACGTCGTCTGCAACCTCGAGCACCCCGACGGGTTCGCCGCCGCGCTCGACGCGGCCGACGCGTTCCTCGGCGAGTTCGACACGATGATCGTCACCGCCGCGATGTTCGCGTCGCAGGAGGCGCTCGAGAACGACGTCGAGCTCACGCGCCGCCTCGTCACCGTGAACTACGCCCACACGGTCGTGTTCTGCGAGCACGTGCGGAAGCGCCTCCTCGAGCGCGGCGGGGGCTCGCTCGCGGTGTTCTCGTCCGTCGCCGGCGACCGCGGTCGCAAGCCGGTCGCGATCTACGGATCGAGCAAGGGCGGCCTCGCGGTGTACCTCGAGGCCCTCGATCACAAGTTCCACGCGCAGGGCCTCCACGTCACGTGCGTGAAGCCCGGCTTCGTGAAGACGGGCATGACGGCGGGCCTCAAGCCGCCGCCGTTCGCGGGCGAGCCGGAGCAGGTCGCGAAGGACGTCATCGCCGCGATCGACGCCAAGAAGCCGCTCGTCTACACGCCCGGCATCTGGGCGCTCGTCATGCTCGTCATCCGCTTCCTCCCGCGCTTCGTGATGCGCAAGATCGGGTTCTGA
- a CDS encoding SDR family NAD(P)-dependent oxidoreductase yields MSAPAEQKVLVFGATSAIAAEAVYLYAARGDRLHLVGRNREKLDAVTKQARISARAPITTRQADLGDLDANEALVAECLEELGGVDVVLIAHGDLGDQLATERSFAAAHDVLKTNLLSVVSLLIPLANAMEAARHGKIGVITSVAAERGRPRNFTYGAAKGALNVYCQGLRSRLYPAGVTVTTLKVGPTDTPMTKDHAKNPFFATPQLVARCSVRAIDAGEGDTFVPARWSAIMPIVKNTPEAVFQKLSFLSGR; encoded by the coding sequence ATGAGCGCTCCCGCCGAGCAGAAGGTCCTCGTCTTCGGCGCCACCTCCGCGATCGCGGCGGAGGCGGTCTACCTCTACGCCGCGCGCGGCGACCGCCTCCACCTCGTCGGCCGGAACCGCGAGAAGCTCGACGCGGTGACGAAGCAGGCGCGCATCTCGGCGCGCGCGCCGATCACGACGCGGCAGGCGGACCTTGGCGATCTCGACGCGAACGAGGCGCTCGTCGCGGAGTGCCTCGAGGAGCTCGGCGGCGTCGACGTCGTCCTCATCGCCCACGGCGACCTCGGCGATCAGCTCGCGACCGAGCGCTCGTTCGCGGCCGCGCACGACGTGCTGAAGACGAACCTCCTCAGCGTCGTCTCGCTCCTCATCCCGCTCGCGAACGCGATGGAGGCGGCGCGCCACGGCAAGATCGGGGTCATCACGTCGGTGGCGGCGGAGCGGGGACGCCCGCGGAACTTCACCTACGGCGCGGCGAAGGGCGCGCTCAACGTGTACTGCCAGGGCCTGCGCTCGCGGCTCTACCCCGCCGGCGTGACGGTCACGACGCTGAAGGTGGGCCCCACCGACACGCCGATGACGAAGGACCACGCGAAGAACCCGTTCTTCGCGACGCCTCAGCTCGTCGCGCGCTGCAGCGTCCGCGCGATCGACGCCGGTGAGGGCGACACGTTCGTGCCGGCGCGCTGGAGCGCGATCATGCCGATCGTGAAGAACACGCCCGAGGCGGTCTTCCAGAAGCTCTCGTTCCTCTCGGGACGCTGA
- a CDS encoding L,D-transpeptidase, translated as MRSHLLFVSFSALIALGIAGCATEADDEDQGIEDELRAGSNSDKWVYNGPLPHLESPSIVMSRYTHTARVTGFLPAGYDASRLPFYAKDQARQVGGRTKIDVVYPVATGSSFNLPRGTYTTERIWARRTDSSAPWGGFPFISYVNPALSRSVGVAFHGPITSSDGEWELVRGPVSHGCNRMQGEHVVELAHLIGVDMTTKVYSGNTNAANIDIPVKVLVGESDVWEGQSVDVAYKAHSGVRRPTTNVKMFRTWRSQDFPSWVCRYTGSSASNIPKDYCAQQGHRNRFDGVAGPTQDAIDTPPPAGSCASASLGRTVEENTCVQRNRPGDVDDRKWFRCVDGEWEGPTTQPLSSCGTKFPAN; from the coding sequence ATGCGCTCCCATCTGCTCTTCGTGTCGTTCTCGGCTCTCATCGCTCTTGGCATCGCCGGCTGCGCGACGGAGGCGGACGACGAGGATCAAGGCATCGAGGACGAGCTCAGGGCCGGCAGCAACAGCGACAAGTGGGTCTACAACGGGCCGCTCCCGCACCTCGAGAGCCCGAGCATCGTCATGTCGCGCTACACGCACACGGCGCGCGTCACGGGCTTCCTCCCGGCGGGCTACGACGCCTCGAGGCTCCCCTTCTACGCGAAGGACCAGGCGCGCCAGGTCGGCGGCCGGACGAAGATCGACGTCGTCTATCCGGTCGCGACCGGCAGCTCGTTCAACCTGCCGCGGGGCACGTACACGACGGAGCGCATCTGGGCTCGCCGCACGGACAGCTCGGCTCCGTGGGGCGGCTTCCCGTTCATCTCGTACGTGAACCCCGCGCTCTCACGCTCGGTGGGTGTCGCGTTCCACGGCCCCATCACCTCGTCCGACGGCGAGTGGGAGCTCGTTCGCGGCCCCGTCTCGCACGGCTGCAATCGCATGCAGGGTGAGCACGTCGTCGAGCTCGCGCACCTCATCGGCGTCGACATGACGACCAAGGTGTATTCGGGCAACACGAACGCCGCCAACATCGACATTCCGGTGAAGGTCCTCGTCGGTGAGTCCGACGTCTGGGAGGGTCAGAGCGTCGACGTCGCTTACAAGGCGCACTCCGGCGTGCGGCGCCCGACCACCAACGTGAAGATGTTCCGCACGTGGCGCTCGCAAGACTTCCCCTCGTGGGTCTGCCGCTACACCGGCAGCAGCGCGAGCAACATCCCCAAGGACTACTGCGCGCAGCAGGGCCATCGCAACCGCTTCGACGGAGTCGCGGGCCCCACGCAGGACGCGATCGACACGCCGCCGCCGGCGGGCTCGTGCGCGAGCGCGTCGCTCGGTCGGACGGTCGAGGAGAACACGTGCGTCCAGCGCAACCGCCCGGGCGACGTCGACGACCGCAAGTGGTTCCGCTGCGTCGACGGCGAGTGGGAAGGACCGACCACGCAGCCCCTGAGCTCGTGCGGGACGAAGTTCCCGGCCAACTGA